From the Zymoseptoria tritici IPO323 chromosome 2, whole genome shotgun sequence genome, the window GTATCGAGGGTGGAGGTTTCGATTGCGGCGACCGCATGATGGTGGTTTCAAAGAAGCCTTCGGGATGAAGGCGCTACGACCTTCGACTCAAGGGTACGGCCAGAACATGACGCCGGCGTGAGGGCTCAAATGTGGATGAGTAGGTATCGATGGACTCTTGTCGTGGTGTTTCCTGCCGACTGAAGCCGTCACACGACCGAGCTGGGCGGTACGAGCTTTTCGCAAGGATGGATTCTACTACTGGGCGAAAGGACATCGTTAATCAATTAACAGGTCACTTCATAATCGTGTCTTAAGACAAGCACATCATCATGCGTCCCTTCATTGCTATCGCGATTGCTACGTATGTCGACGGTACCGAAGGCTGGCCTTTTACCCCTCATCATGCTGAAAGCTGACGCCCATCACTGGCGGTGACATGCACTCCAGTCTTGTCTTTCTCGGCATGGTCTTGACTGGTGGAGTCGCTCTCCGCGCCCTCCGAATCGACCGATGGCGCCTTTGCCTTTGCCTTCATAAGCGGCCAGTGGCCTCGCTTCTCGTAGAAGCCCAGAGAGCCGAAAGCGATGATAATTGCCAGCCAGTACAGGTTGTACGCGATGACGGAGCCGTAGGTGGCACTGTTGGTCCAGCCGAAGATGGAGTTGAAAATGCCccatccaccaccgccgtTGATCTCTGGGTTGGCTTTGTTGACGTGCCAGACAGATTTGCGGATGTCATATGAGCCAGGTCCGGAGCCGGTCTCGGCGGCATCACCACCGATGATCTTGCTCCAGGAATTCATCTCGAAATCCCAGACGGCTTTGGAGAAGAGTCCTGCGAATGTTAGCAAGGAGTCTCGATTCCAATCAATGACATTCAGACTTACCACTGGCGATGAGGTACAAGAAACATGTTGAGATGGTCAGGAAGATCTGAAGCTTCGTGGAGTGACCGCCACTGGTACTGTCAGTATGGAGTCTTTTGCAATGCGTCGACTCCTCACTCACCGGTAGATGATGTATCCGATTGCAATGCCAGAGGCAAGGCCGCACACTACGGCCAGCGGAAACGACTTCGCAGGCAACCCAAGGCCGACGCctccgatgaagacgacCGCCTCGAGACCTTCGCGAAGCACGGTGATGAACGGCAGCAGGAACATGGCGTACTTCTCACACCACAGCTTGAAGCGCGACCTCATACCAAGTCCTTGGCCCGCATGGTGCTTCTCCAGAGCCTGAGAGATCTTGACCCTCCACTTCTCTTGCAGCTTGGAGACTCGGAGGAAACCGATGCCCATGATGGTAATGATGATGCATGCGATGAGCGAGAAGACGCCCTCCCAGATGTCCTCTGCTTTGCCGAAAAAGTCCTTTCCCACGCCATAGAAGACTCCGATGAAGGCGCCGCCGATCACGATGCACACTGCGAGACCAGCGGCTATCCCCATCCAGATCTGTCGCACGAGTTTCTTGTAGACGACCTTGTCGCTACTCGGTCCGCCGATGCTCTGCTTGAGGAAAGCCAGCAGGATGGAGACGATGATGGTGCATTCGAGACATTCTCGGAagcagatgaagaagacTGTCCGGATGTCAGTAAGGTTCTCTGCATATTCGCCGTGTTGTGGAGCGCACCCGGCACAGCAAATACGTTCACCATGGTTGCGGCGTGTTGTCGACTCGACTTGATCGATGTTATCAGATGGTGGTTATCAGATCAAAGCTGATTCTGATTCACTGATGAAAGAGGAGACGGGAAAGAGCAAAATGCTGGCGCTCGGACCACTCCCACCGTTGTCATACGATGAACCTTCCGACGTCGGCTGCAGAGGTCGGCAAGGAAGTGGACAGCTTCGGTGGGATGCACTGATCGGTAAGACCGAACGCCCAACGACAAGCATGGGAGGGAAAGAGAAGCGAACGCGAACGACTCACACGGGCGGTGGAACTACCTCGACCGGATCACGCCCTCGACCGAGATAATCCTTGCATGCCCAGGGAAAAGCCAATTCCAGACAAGCGAATGGGACAACCCCACGTCGCCTTGGCAGCTCGTGCTATATCAGATCTTGCTTGGACATGACTACGAAGTGGAGTGGCGAGACCAGTTCATGACAGCCGCTCCATCGAGCTTTCGTTCGTGAATCCCTCGCAGCGAGAATGAGAAGAGAAGCGCGCCTCCCACCCTCGCCATCACCACTGCCGAACTGCATCCCACCCCACCCCTGTGATCTTATCTTATCCATCCCCCGCTCCGCTCCGATGCTAAGCTCTAGCTCAAACCTTATTCGAGCTGGATCTCTAGTCGATCgccgaggcggaggaggtctgGCCACGACAAGACAATTTCACTCGCTCGTTGGAAAGTGCGGTGAAGTAGGTCTCGTCAGCAGAATCCGACTCTCATTGCCACGGAAGATCAGACAAATTGTTGGACAACGATACAAAGCATCGGCGCATCTCATGCAAAGCTCTTACTCCCGGCATCGCAGCGTCAGACACATCATCACACCACCCGTGTCTCCCTCCCTGCAGCTCGAGTTCGTACGGTCCTTTCACGGCGACGAACCATCCCTCACGTTGATTGGCTTGATCCACGCGATTTCACCCAAACTTCTCAGGGCCTGCCCCGTGTGGCTTGCATGCTGCCACGGAGAACGGAGAACCACGCCTTTTCGCTACACACCCCTCCATCTTATCAGATTTGTCCACACCGTCCGactcgcatcgcatcgctcCTCCCGCCGCACATCGGACCAGTCCTCCTCGGCTCGCTGTTATCAGATCTTGCTCAAAGACTCGACGGTTGTCGAGTCTTTCCGGCTTTGATTTGTGAGAGAGATCTCCTCATTAATCATGATGCACTCATTGACAAgcctgctcttcctcgcgAGCCAGGCGTTGGCTGCGACGCAGACCTTTGACTGTGAGGAGACCAGGAAACGCCACTGCAGGAGGACAGCAGAAGGACTGACTCTTTATACATAGGGAACATCACATGGGTCAACCGCAATCCCGATGGACAATTCGAGCGGCCAGTCATCGGCATCAACAATGAGTGGCCCATTCCCGTGCTCAATTTCACCAAGGGCGACCGGGTCGTGATCAACATGCACAATGGAGTAGGTGAAGCCTGAGTCCGATTGAGCAAGAATGCATGGGCTGACCGACACTTCTAGCTTGGCAACCAAAGCACGAGTCTACACTTCCATGGCCTCTTCCAAAATGGCACGACGGAGATGGATGGGCCTGTCGGCGTGACACAATGCGATGTTCCTCCTGGATCGGATTTTGTTTACAACTTCACCGTATGTCAGACTTGTCATCATGCGGCT encodes:
- a CDS encoding plasma membrane iron permease (Putative Iron permease FTR1); its protein translation is MVNVFAVPVFFICFRECLECTIIVSILLAFLKQSIGGPSSDKVVYKKLVRQIWMGIAAGLAVCIVIGGAFIGVFYGVGKDFFGKAEDIWEGVFSLIACIIITIMGIGFLRVSKLQEKWRVKISQALEKHHAGQGLGMRSRFKLWCEKYAMFLLPFITVLREGLEAVVFIGGVGLGLPAKSFPLAVVCGLASGIAIGYIIYRGGHSTKLQIFLTISTCFLYLIASGLFSKAVWDFEMNSWSKIIGGDAAETGSGPGSYDIRKSVWHVNKANPEINGGGGWGIFNSIFGWTNSATYGSVIAYNLYWLAIIIAFGSLGFYEKRGHWPLMKAKAKAPSVDSEGAESDSTSQDHAEKDKTGVHVTASDGRQLSA